The genomic DNA GCCCCGGCGGTGACGGTGATCCGGGCCAACCTGGACGCCCTCGGCCTGGGCGGCGTGGCCACGGTGCGCCGCACCCGGGCCGAGACCTACCTCCGGACCCAGCGGGACGGCCCCTTCGACCTGGTCCTGCTCGACCCGCCCTATGCGGCCCCGGTCGGCCTGGTCGCCGGCCTGCTCGGCCGCCTGGCCCGCACCGCCCTGGCCCCGGAGGCGGTGGTCGTGGTCGAGGCCGCCGCCCGCGCCGAGGCCCCGCCCTGGCCGCCGGGCCTGACGCCCGAACGCCCCCGCCGCTACGGCGACACCGCGTTGCACCTCGCCATCCTTGATGCTCCGGGGGGCTAGGCTTGAGCCCCCCGGGCCCCCAGTTGGGTACCCTTGACCTGAGCC from Actinomycetota bacterium includes the following:
- the rsmD gene encoding 16S rRNA (guanine(966)-N(2))-methyltransferase RsmD; this encodes MRVVGGRLGGRRLRAVPGRDTRPTSDRVREALFGVLGDRVEGARVLDLFAGTGALAIEALSRGAASAVLVEQAAPAVTVIRANLDALGLGGVATVRRTRAETYLRTQRDGPFDLVLLDPPYAAPVGLVAGLLGRLARTALAPEAVVVVEAAARAEAPPWPPGLTPERPRRYGDTALHLAILDAPGG